A genomic segment from Halorubrum depositum encodes:
- a CDS encoding DUF7475 family protein encodes MATTESRQSAIDVGSLTGLHWVGIVAALVSAAIHLRLGVGGLALPLRIGFLLAGLGFVGAVVLVLLDYRRRTVYAVGIPFTLVQIVLWYGINFAGGTKSFPADVGTLGAVDKVAQVVLIAVLVALLRR; translated from the coding sequence ATGGCAACGACCGAATCACGACAGTCCGCGATCGACGTCGGCTCGCTCACCGGCCTCCACTGGGTAGGGATCGTCGCGGCCCTGGTGTCCGCCGCGATCCACCTCCGTCTCGGTGTCGGGGGGCTCGCGTTGCCGCTGCGGATCGGCTTCCTCCTCGCCGGACTCGGCTTCGTCGGAGCGGTCGTGCTGGTGCTGCTCGACTACCGCCGGCGCACGGTGTACGCCGTCGGGATCCCCTTCACGCTCGTCCAGATCGTCTTGTGGTACGGCATCAACTTCGCGGGCGGGACGAAGTCGTTCCCGGCCGACGTCGGGACGCTCGGCGCCGTCGACAAGGTCGCGCAGGTCGTGTTGATCGCCGTCCTCGTCGCCCTCCTGCGCCGGTAG
- a CDS encoding alkaline phosphatase family protein, which translates to MSRLGTAYLRGLQAIGRRLDYGTNAFDREWDVLVVLDACRADLFRSVAPDFGFLGEVETVRSVGSSSSEWLENTFVDRPETARTVMVTGNTWTDRYLDVDAFAALDEVWKYAWDDALGTVPAAAVTDRAVALARERDPDRLVVHYMQPHHPFVPDPLDGDDGLARTGSHSNEGNPWVSLRRGEVSVERVWDAYEANLRHVLAEVATLVDNVDGRVAVTADHGNLFGEWGLYGHPMHTPVPALLAVPWAEATGVDRGTLDPALEPPEPLPVSRVHGETGERARLEALGYL; encoded by the coding sequence ATGAGCCGCCTCGGGACCGCCTATCTGCGCGGGCTGCAGGCGATCGGTCGGCGGCTCGACTACGGGACGAACGCCTTCGACCGCGAGTGGGACGTCCTCGTCGTCCTCGACGCCTGCCGGGCCGACCTGTTCCGCTCGGTCGCGCCCGACTTCGGCTTCCTCGGCGAGGTCGAGACGGTCCGGTCGGTCGGGAGCTCCTCCTCGGAGTGGTTGGAGAACACGTTCGTCGACCGTCCCGAAACGGCGCGGACGGTCATGGTCACGGGCAACACGTGGACCGACCGCTACCTCGACGTCGACGCGTTCGCCGCGCTCGACGAGGTGTGGAAGTACGCGTGGGACGACGCCCTCGGCACCGTGCCGGCGGCGGCCGTGACCGACCGGGCGGTCGCGCTGGCCCGCGAGCGCGACCCGGATCGGCTCGTCGTCCACTACATGCAGCCGCACCACCCGTTCGTCCCGGATCCCCTCGACGGCGACGACGGGCTGGCTCGGACCGGGAGCCACAGCAACGAGGGGAACCCGTGGGTGTCGCTCCGGCGCGGCGAGGTCTCGGTCGAGCGCGTGTGGGACGCCTACGAGGCGAACCTCCGGCACGTCCTCGCCGAGGTGGCGACGCTCGTCGACAACGTCGACGGCCGGGTCGCGGTCACCGCCGACCACGGCAACCTCTTCGGCGAGTGGGGATTGTACGGCCACCCCATGCACACCCCCGTTCCGGCGCTCCTCGCCGTCCCGTGGGCCGAGGCGACGGGCGTCGATCGCGGGACCCTCGACCCCGCGCTCGAACCGCCGGAGCCGCTTCCGGTGAGCCGGGTCCACGGCGAGACGGGCGAGCGCGCCCGGCTCGAGGCGCTCGGATACCTGTGA
- the ftsZ gene encoding cell division protein FtsZ yields MQDLVQDALDNAEAEKRDMDVDMDDDEFGDPRIVIVGAGGAGNNTINRLYNIGVDGADTVAINTDKQHLKMVEADTKILVGKSLTQGLGAGGDPKMGERATEMAQGTIKEVLGDADLVFVTAGMGGGTGTGAAPVVSKIAKDQGAIVVGMVSTPFNVERARTVKAEEGLESLRNEADSIIVLDNNRLLDYVPNLPIGKAFSVMDQIIAETVKGISETITQPSLINLDYADMSTIMNQGGVAVMLVGETQDKNKTQEVVNDAMNHPLLDVDYRGASGGLVHITGGPDLTLKEAEGIANNITERLEASANVIWGARIQDEYKGKVRVMAIMTGVQSAQVLGPSTQKQADKSRAAVDGEDLGDSRSRAAEANGTAGAATSGGADRGWESDGGTEPTEKNNGLDVIR; encoded by the coding sequence ATGCAAGATCTCGTTCAGGACGCCCTCGACAACGCGGAAGCGGAGAAGCGCGACATGGACGTCGACATGGACGACGACGAGTTCGGGGACCCCCGGATCGTCATCGTCGGTGCCGGCGGCGCCGGGAACAACACGATCAACCGGCTGTACAACATCGGCGTCGACGGCGCCGACACCGTCGCGATCAACACGGACAAACAGCACCTCAAGATGGTCGAGGCCGACACCAAGATCCTCGTGGGCAAGTCGCTCACGCAGGGGCTCGGCGCCGGCGGCGACCCCAAGATGGGCGAGCGCGCCACCGAGATGGCCCAGGGGACGATCAAGGAGGTGCTCGGCGACGCCGACCTCGTCTTCGTCACCGCCGGGATGGGCGGCGGCACCGGCACCGGCGCGGCGCCGGTCGTCTCGAAGATCGCCAAAGATCAGGGAGCCATCGTCGTCGGGATGGTCTCGACGCCGTTCAACGTCGAGCGCGCCCGCACCGTGAAGGCCGAGGAGGGGCTGGAGTCGCTCCGCAACGAGGCCGACTCGATCATCGTCCTCGACAACAACCGGCTGCTCGACTACGTGCCGAATCTGCCGATCGGGAAGGCGTTCTCCGTGATGGACCAGATCATCGCGGAGACGGTGAAGGGGATCTCCGAGACGATCACCCAGCCGAGCCTCATCAACCTGGACTACGCCGACATGTCCACGATCATGAACCAGGGCGGCGTGGCCGTCATGCTGGTCGGCGAGACCCAGGACAAGAACAAGACGCAGGAGGTGGTCAACGACGCGATGAACCACCCGCTGTTGGACGTCGACTACCGCGGCGCCTCCGGCGGGCTCGTCCACATCACGGGCGGCCCGGACCTCACGCTGAAGGAGGCCGAGGGGATCGCGAACAACATCACCGAGCGGCTGGAGGCGAGCGCCAACGTGATCTGGGGCGCCCGCATCCAGGACGAGTACAAGGGGAAGGTCCGCGTCATGGCGATCATGACGGGCGTCCAGAGCGCGCAGGTGCTCGGCCCCTCGACGCAGAAGCAGGCCGACAAGTCCCGCGCCGCGGTCGACGGCGAGGACCTCGGCGACTCGCGTTCGCGCGCCGCCGAGGCGAACGGCACCGCCGGCGCCGCGACCTCCGGCGGCGCCGACCGCGGCTGGGAGTCCGACGGCGGCACCGAGCCGACCGAGAAGAACAACGGCCTCGACGTCATCCGCTAG
- a CDS encoding 6-pyruvoyl trahydropterin synthase family protein translates to MYATTVLTDFVAQHYLTVPDPGPEGVPHSHRFEVELTFRGPALNEHDYLVDIDDAEAALADLADRYRDELLNDLPEFEGRNPSVERFARAIFERVTDAVTDDTVTELAVTVWEDDAAAATYDAPV, encoded by the coding sequence ATGTACGCGACGACGGTGCTGACCGACTTCGTGGCCCAGCACTACCTCACGGTCCCCGACCCCGGGCCCGAGGGGGTCCCGCACTCCCATCGCTTCGAGGTGGAGCTGACGTTTCGCGGGCCGGCGCTGAACGAGCACGACTACCTCGTCGACATCGACGACGCGGAGGCTGCGCTCGCCGACCTCGCCGACCGCTACCGCGACGAGCTGCTCAACGACCTCCCCGAGTTCGAGGGTCGCAATCCGAGCGTCGAGCGCTTCGCCCGAGCGATCTTCGAGCGCGTGACCGACGCGGTGACCGACGACACCGTGACCGAGCTGGCCGTGACCGTCTGGGAGGACGACGCGGCCGCCGCGACGTACGACGCGCCGGTATGA
- a CDS encoding glycosyltransferase family 4 protein, with amino-acid sequence MRVGLTLYGSLDERSGGFRYDRKLVEGLRAAGDAVEVVELPWRAYPRGLLDNASPSLRDRLRVDVDVMLQDELAHPSLVLANRDLPYPVVSVVHHLRASEPRRLSPLYRAVERRYLATVDGVVCNSAATRDAVAALGVDPEATVVAPPAGDRFDPAIDDDAIEKRAAALGDSNPSPLRVAFVGNIEPRKGLDTLVEGMARADAAVELTVVGRTVDEGHVGDVRRLVRERGLGDRVSFAGRLSDAELADVLRESHVLAVPSRYEGFGIVYLEGMSFGLPAIASRAGGASDTVTDGETGVLVDPDDPAAVARALEGFAGDPDRLAEMGRAARRRYERHPSWSESTARVRRLLAEVADAVDGVDATDPEVAT; translated from the coding sequence ATGAGGGTCGGGCTCACGCTGTACGGGAGCCTCGACGAGCGGTCGGGGGGGTTCCGCTACGACCGGAAGCTGGTCGAGGGGCTCCGGGCCGCCGGCGACGCCGTCGAGGTCGTCGAGCTCCCGTGGCGGGCGTACCCCCGCGGGCTGCTGGACAACGCCAGCCCGTCACTCCGCGACCGCCTCCGCGTCGACGTCGACGTGATGCTCCAGGACGAGCTCGCGCACCCCTCGCTGGTCCTCGCCAACCGCGACCTGCCGTACCCGGTCGTGAGCGTCGTCCACCACCTGCGGGCGAGCGAGCCGCGCCGGCTCTCGCCGCTGTACCGCGCGGTGGAGCGCCGGTACCTCGCGACCGTCGACGGCGTCGTCTGCAACAGCGCGGCGACCCGCGACGCCGTCGCCGCCCTCGGCGTCGACCCCGAGGCGACCGTCGTCGCCCCGCCCGCGGGCGACCGGTTCGACCCCGCGATCGACGACGACGCGATCGAGAAACGAGCGGCCGCGCTCGGCGACTCCAACCCCTCCCCCCTCCGGGTCGCCTTCGTCGGGAACATCGAGCCGCGGAAGGGGCTGGACACGCTCGTCGAGGGGATGGCGCGGGCCGACGCCGCGGTCGAGCTCACCGTCGTCGGCCGAACTGTCGACGAGGGCCACGTCGGCGACGTCCGGCGACTGGTTCGGGAGCGCGGGCTCGGCGACCGCGTCAGCTTCGCCGGCCGGCTGTCGGACGCCGAACTGGCAGACGTCCTCCGCGAGAGCCACGTCCTCGCGGTCCCCTCCCGGTACGAGGGGTTCGGGATCGTCTATCTCGAGGGGATGAGCTTCGGCCTGCCGGCGATCGCCTCGCGGGCGGGCGGCGCGAGCGATACCGTCACGGACGGCGAGACGGGCGTCCTCGTGGACCCGGACGACCCGGCGGCCGTCGCCCGCGCGCTGGAGGGGTTCGCGGGAGACCCCGACCGGCTCGCCGAGATGGGCCGCGCCGCGAGGCGACGGTACGAGCGCCATCCGAGTTGGTCGGAGTCGACGGCGCGCGTCCGCCGGCTCCTCGCCGAGGTCGCGGACGCGGTCGACGGCGTCGACGCGACCGATCCGGAGGTGGCGACGTGA
- a CDS encoding aldo/keto reductase, with amino-acid sequence MNCLFVGAGSISPEYAAGLSGSSLSLAGVVDLDGDRAAALAEDHGCPSFADLETALSAVDAPLVVNLTSHAAHAPVTRTALKADRHVYSQKPLALDADGARELVALARDRGLALGCAPGTPRAPSQRRAGRLLADGRLGPVGLGYAHAHVGRVTDWHDRPESFLEIGPLYDGAVYPLALLVSWFGPVERVRVADALDVWPEREDRRPSTPSHVEATLAFAAGPTVRLTASFYAPHRSREFYGLELHGDDGSLYLKGTGAMDDDRDAVRFGRVGREYVSAPSAAPEEPYEYVDAVERLAASVEAGSPSRAGGRRGAHVVAVCNAIEAAAEGDGPVAVDDCGATADPPPAPVVRPAASGERNTNGEGEETSGPAAIRLPAVGFGCSRYRDGEYVERADSIATALDSGYRLLDSAELYGNEHRIGELLAAPGAPDRERVFLLGKAWRTNHRREHLLDACAGSREELGIGAFDCYALHWPSALEHRGELRRLAEKPVERQETLTFPEDADGGLATADVSLATAWENLEAVYDRGWARTLGVCNVSRAQLETVLEAGEVDPALVQVERHPYRPRDELVAFCHERGIRVVAHSPLSAPGLLDEPILGEIADDRGLSPAAVVVAWNASRGVVPIPSSTSESHVVSNLAAGGERLTDGEVARIDALRDPDFER; translated from the coding sequence GTGAACTGTCTGTTCGTGGGGGCCGGGTCGATCTCGCCGGAGTACGCCGCCGGGCTGTCCGGGAGTTCTCTGTCGCTCGCCGGCGTCGTCGACCTCGACGGGGACCGCGCCGCCGCCCTCGCCGAAGACCACGGCTGCCCGTCGTTCGCCGATTTAGAGACGGCGCTTTCGGCGGTCGACGCGCCGCTCGTCGTGAACCTGACGAGCCACGCCGCCCACGCGCCGGTGACGCGGACCGCGCTGAAGGCCGACCGCCACGTCTACTCGCAGAAGCCGCTCGCGCTCGACGCCGACGGGGCGCGTGAGCTGGTGGCGCTCGCCCGCGACCGCGGGCTCGCGCTCGGCTGCGCGCCCGGCACGCCGCGGGCGCCCTCGCAGCGACGCGCGGGCCGGCTCCTCGCCGACGGCAGGCTCGGCCCGGTGGGACTCGGATACGCCCACGCCCACGTCGGTCGCGTGACCGACTGGCACGACCGCCCCGAGTCGTTCCTGGAGATCGGCCCGCTGTACGACGGCGCCGTCTACCCGCTCGCGCTGCTGGTGTCGTGGTTCGGCCCGGTCGAGCGCGTCCGCGTCGCCGACGCCCTCGACGTGTGGCCCGAGCGCGAGGACCGGCGACCGTCGACGCCGAGCCACGTCGAGGCGACGCTGGCGTTCGCGGCGGGCCCGACCGTCAGGCTGACCGCCAGCTTCTACGCGCCCCACCGAAGCCGGGAGTTCTACGGGTTAGAACTCCACGGTGACGACGGCTCGCTGTACCTGAAGGGGACCGGCGCGATGGACGACGACCGCGACGCCGTCCGGTTCGGCCGGGTCGGGCGGGAGTACGTGAGCGCGCCATCGGCGGCTCCCGAGGAGCCGTACGAGTACGTCGACGCGGTGGAGCGCCTCGCCGCGTCGGTCGAGGCCGGGTCCCCCTCGCGGGCCGGAGGGCGCCGGGGCGCCCACGTCGTCGCCGTCTGCAACGCGATCGAGGCGGCCGCCGAGGGCGACGGGCCGGTCGCGGTCGACGACTGCGGGGCGACTGCCGACCCGCCGCCGGCACCGGTGGTGCGGCCGGCGGCGTCGGGGGAACGTAATACGAACGGGGAGGGCGAGGAGACGTCGGGGCCCGCAGCGATCCGCCTCCCCGCCGTCGGCTTCGGCTGCTCGCGCTACCGCGACGGGGAGTACGTCGAGCGCGCCGACTCGATCGCGACCGCGCTCGATTCCGGCTACCGCCTCCTCGACTCCGCGGAGCTGTACGGCAACGAACATCGGATCGGGGAGCTGCTCGCCGCGCCGGGCGCGCCGGACCGCGAGCGCGTGTTCCTCCTCGGGAAGGCGTGGCGCACCAACCACCGCCGCGAGCACCTCCTCGACGCCTGCGCGGGCAGCCGCGAGGAGCTCGGGATCGGCGCGTTCGACTGCTACGCGCTCCACTGGCCGTCGGCGCTCGAACACCGGGGAGAACTGCGACGGCTCGCAGAGAAACCGGTCGAGCGACAGGAAACGCTCACCTTCCCCGAGGACGCGGACGGCGGGCTCGCGACCGCCGACGTGTCGCTCGCGACCGCGTGGGAGAACCTGGAGGCCGTGTACGACAGAGGTTGGGCACGGACGCTCGGGGTCTGCAACGTCTCGCGGGCGCAGCTGGAGACGGTGCTGGAGGCGGGCGAGGTCGACCCGGCCTTGGTGCAGGTGGAGCGACACCCCTACCGTCCCCGTGACGAACTCGTCGCGTTCTGCCACGAGCGCGGGATCCGGGTCGTCGCGCACTCGCCGCTGTCGGCGCCCGGGCTCCTCGACGAGCCCATACTCGGCGAGATCGCCGACGACCGAGGGCTCTCGCCCGCCGCGGTCGTCGTCGCGTGGAACGCCTCGCGAGGGGTCGTCCCGATCCCGTCCAGCACGAGCGAGTCGCACGTCGTCTCGAACCTGGCCGCCGGGGGCGAGCGACTGACCGACGGCGAGGTCGCTCGGATCGACGCCCTGCGCGACCCCGACTTCGAGCGGTAG
- a CDS encoding zinc-dependent alcohol dehydrogenase: MTDAALYFTGPETVEVRETAVGPPAAGELLVETRTSAISAGTELLVYRDQTPADFPADETLDALDGDLSYPLQYGYAASGVVREVGADVDPEWVGRSVFAFVPHRTRFRATPDSVVALPPGTTPAAGSLLPSVETATNIVLDAAPRLGERVVVFGAGVIGLCVTRLLAAFPLESLVVVDPIERRRALAAEFGADRTTTPAELGAADAAGSGLADEDSAVDGADLAIELSGQPSALDDAIGVVGYDARIVVGSWYGTKREPIDLGGRFHRDRIDIVSSQVSTISPELRGRWDRDRRMDAALDRLDRIPADELITHRIPFERAPEAYELLDSEPDATVQVILEYS; this comes from the coding sequence ATGACCGACGCCGCGCTCTACTTCACGGGCCCGGAGACCGTCGAGGTGCGGGAGACGGCCGTCGGCCCGCCGGCCGCCGGCGAACTGCTCGTCGAGACCCGAACGTCGGCGATAAGCGCCGGCACGGAGCTGCTCGTGTACCGCGACCAGACGCCGGCCGACTTTCCGGCCGACGAGACGCTCGACGCGCTCGACGGCGACCTCTCGTACCCGCTTCAGTACGGCTACGCCGCGAGCGGCGTCGTCCGAGAGGTCGGCGCCGACGTCGACCCGGAGTGGGTCGGTCGGTCGGTGTTCGCGTTCGTGCCCCACCGGACGCGCTTCCGCGCGACCCCCGACTCGGTGGTCGCGCTTCCGCCGGGAACGACGCCGGCGGCCGGCTCGCTCCTCCCCTCAGTCGAGACCGCGACGAACATCGTGCTCGACGCCGCCCCGCGACTCGGGGAGCGGGTCGTGGTGTTCGGCGCCGGGGTAATCGGGCTCTGCGTCACCCGACTGCTGGCCGCGTTCCCGCTGGAGTCGCTCGTCGTGGTCGACCCGATCGAGCGCCGCCGGGCGCTCGCCGCGGAGTTCGGCGCCGACCGAACGACGACGCCGGCCGAGCTCGGCGCCGCCGACGCCGCCGGGTCGGGCCTCGCCGACGAGGACTCCGCCGTCGACGGCGCTGACCTCGCGATCGAGCTGTCCGGTCAGCCGAGCGCGCTCGACGACGCGATCGGGGTCGTCGGCTACGACGCGCGGATCGTCGTCGGCTCGTGGTACGGGACCAAGCGCGAACCGATCGACCTCGGCGGGCGGTTCCACCGGGACCGCATCGACATCGTCTCCAGTCAGGTGTCGACGATCAGCCCCGAACTCCGAGGGCGCTGGGACCGCGACCGACGCATGGACGCGGCCCTCGACCGGCTCGATCGGATCCCCGCCGACGAGCTGATCACTCACCGGATCCCCTTCGAGCGCGCGCCGGAGGCGTACGAGCTGCTCGACTCGGAGCCCGACGCGACGGTCCAGGTGATCCTGGAGTACTCGTGA
- a CDS encoding ribbon-helix-helix domain-containing protein, which translates to MERVTLRIPKQQIDEVEQMVETGEFPNRSEAIRSAVRDMLNEQDGERDERGRNRNWAKV; encoded by the coding sequence ATGGAGCGTGTGACACTACGAATCCCGAAACAGCAGATCGACGAGGTCGAACAGATGGTCGAGACGGGCGAGTTCCCGAACCGGAGCGAGGCGATCCGGTCGGCCGTCCGCGACATGTTGAACGAACAGGACGGCGAGCGCGACGAGCGCGGCCGCAACCGCAACTGGGCGAAGGTGTAA
- a CDS encoding CDP-alcohol phosphatidyltransferase family protein, which produces MAEARQRRPLRVGIGVGLPLVAAVALAALLLRLFPADATGRWGLSPAVVAGVCWAGQLWYVGYGLDPEGITGGFWRRLFGLANTVTLVRGALYAVVAGFIVAPPETALAWIPALCYGTGVALDNLDGTVARTVGRETEIGRRLDMAFDTFGFVAAPLVAVAWGLLPVWYLSISAARYVFRGAVWLRRARGLPVGDLPDSDLGKYLAGVQMIFVTVALVPPAPTDLVWALAPVVLAPSLAVFTRDYLAVSGRLPGRR; this is translated from the coding sequence ATGGCCGAGGCCCGCCAGCGACGGCCCCTCCGCGTCGGGATCGGCGTCGGGCTCCCGCTCGTCGCCGCGGTCGCGCTCGCCGCGCTCCTGTTGCGGCTGTTCCCCGCGGACGCGACGGGGCGGTGGGGGCTCTCCCCCGCCGTCGTCGCCGGCGTCTGCTGGGCCGGACAGCTCTGGTACGTCGGCTACGGCCTCGATCCGGAGGGGATAACCGGCGGCTTCTGGCGGCGTCTGTTCGGGCTCGCGAATACGGTCACGCTCGTGCGGGGCGCGCTGTACGCCGTCGTCGCCGGGTTCATCGTCGCGCCGCCGGAGACGGCGCTCGCGTGGATCCCGGCGCTGTGTTACGGAACCGGCGTCGCCCTCGACAACCTCGACGGGACCGTCGCCCGGACGGTCGGTCGGGAGACGGAGATCGGTCGCCGGCTCGACATGGCGTTCGACACGTTCGGGTTCGTCGCCGCGCCACTCGTGGCGGTGGCGTGGGGTCTGCTCCCGGTCTGGTACCTCTCGATCTCCGCCGCGCGCTACGTCTTCCGCGGGGCCGTGTGGCTGCGGCGCGCCCGCGGGCTCCCCGTCGGCGACCTCCCCGACAGCGACCTCGGGAAGTACCTCGCGGGCGTCCAGATGATCTTCGTGACCGTCGCGCTCGTCCCACCGGCGCCGACGGATCTCGTGTGGGCCCTCGCGCCAGTCGTCCTCGCCCCGTCGCTCGCGGTGTTTACGCGGGATTACCTCGCCGTCAGCGGGCGGCTCCCCGGGCGTCGCTGA